The Nocardia arthritidis genome has a window encoding:
- the purL gene encoding phosphoribosylformylglycinamidine synthase subunit PurL codes for MTPQVDTVSAAAATPDVPQPYKELGLKDDEYARIREILGRRPTDAELAMYSVMWSEHCSYKSSKVHLRYFGETTTDEMRASMLAGIGENAGVVDIGDGWAVTFKVESHNHPSYVEPYQGAATGVGGIVRDIMAMGARPIAVMDQLRFGAADAPDTRRVVDGVVRGVGGYGNSLGLPNVGGETVFDASYQGNPLVNALCAGVMRVEDLHLAFASGKGNKIILFGARTGLDGIGGVSVLASDTFSGDESGTGRKKLPSVQVGDPFAEKVLIECCLELYAARLVVGIQDLGGAGLSCATSELAAAGDGGMHIDLTKVPLRAKNMTPAEILSSESQERMCAVVTPDNVDAFMAVCRKWDVLATVIGEVTDGDRLVVTWHGETVVDVPPRTVAHEGPVYQRPVRRPDEQDALIADTPDRLSRPKTGEELRETLLRMVSSPQLCSRRWIIEQYDRYVRGNTVLAEHADAGVVRIDETSGRGIALATDASGRYTKLDPYTGAQLALAEAFRNVATTGATPKAVTNCLNFGSPEDPGVMWQFQQAVRGLADGCVALGIPVTGGNVSFYNQTGQDAILPTPVVGVLGVIDDVHRRIPTGLGLEPGETLILLGETRDEFGGSIWSQVAHDHLGGLPPKVDFAREQLLAEVLTAGSRDGMISAAHDLSEGGLAQAVVEAALAGETGCRILLPEGADPFVTLFSESAGRVLVAVPRSEETRFTRMCDARELPWVRIGVVDQGSDSVEVQGQFSVTMAELREAFEGTLPKLFGKFAG; via the coding sequence GTGACTCCGCAGGTCGACACCGTCAGCGCAGCCGCAGCAACCCCCGATGTACCGCAGCCCTACAAGGAATTGGGGCTCAAGGACGACGAGTACGCCCGCATCAGGGAGATCCTCGGGCGCAGGCCTACGGATGCCGAGCTGGCCATGTACTCGGTGATGTGGAGCGAACACTGCTCCTACAAGTCCTCGAAGGTGCATCTGCGCTACTTCGGCGAAACCACCACCGATGAGATGCGCGCGTCCATGTTGGCGGGCATCGGCGAGAACGCGGGCGTCGTCGATATCGGCGACGGATGGGCGGTCACCTTCAAGGTGGAGAGCCACAATCACCCGTCCTATGTCGAGCCGTATCAGGGCGCGGCCACCGGCGTCGGCGGCATCGTGCGCGACATCATGGCGATGGGCGCCCGGCCGATCGCGGTGATGGATCAGCTGCGGTTCGGTGCGGCGGACGCGCCCGACACCCGGCGCGTCGTCGACGGCGTCGTGCGCGGCGTCGGCGGCTACGGCAATTCGCTCGGCCTGCCGAATGTCGGCGGCGAGACCGTTTTCGACGCCTCGTACCAGGGCAATCCGCTGGTGAACGCGCTGTGCGCCGGTGTGATGCGGGTCGAGGATCTGCATCTGGCCTTCGCGTCCGGCAAGGGCAACAAGATCATTCTGTTCGGCGCGCGCACCGGTCTCGACGGTATCGGCGGCGTCTCGGTGCTGGCCTCGGACACCTTCTCCGGTGACGAGTCGGGCACCGGCCGCAAGAAGCTGCCGAGCGTGCAGGTCGGCGACCCGTTCGCGGAGAAGGTGCTCATCGAGTGCTGCCTCGAGCTGTACGCGGCCCGGCTGGTGGTCGGCATCCAGGACCTCGGCGGTGCCGGATTGTCTTGCGCCACTTCCGAACTCGCGGCCGCAGGTGATGGTGGCATGCATATCGACCTGACCAAGGTGCCGCTGCGGGCCAAGAATATGACCCCGGCCGAGATTCTCTCCAGCGAATCGCAGGAGCGCATGTGCGCCGTGGTCACCCCGGACAATGTCGACGCGTTCATGGCGGTGTGCCGCAAGTGGGATGTGCTGGCCACGGTGATCGGCGAGGTCACCGACGGCGACCGGCTCGTCGTCACCTGGCACGGCGAGACCGTCGTCGACGTGCCGCCGCGCACCGTCGCGCACGAGGGCCCGGTCTATCAGCGCCCGGTGCGCCGCCCCGACGAACAGGACGCACTGATCGCCGACACACCCGATCGGCTGAGCCGTCCGAAGACCGGCGAGGAGCTGCGGGAAACGTTGCTGCGCATGGTGTCCAGCCCGCAGCTGTGCAGCCGCAGGTGGATCATCGAACAGTACGACCGCTACGTGCGCGGCAACACCGTGCTCGCCGAGCACGCCGACGCGGGCGTCGTCCGGATCGATGAGACATCCGGCCGCGGTATCGCGCTGGCCACCGACGCGTCCGGCCGCTACACCAAACTCGACCCCTACACCGGTGCACAGCTGGCGCTGGCCGAGGCGTTCCGCAATGTCGCGACCACCGGCGCGACGCCGAAGGCCGTCACCAACTGCCTCAACTTCGGTTCCCCCGAGGATCCCGGCGTGATGTGGCAGTTCCAGCAGGCCGTGCGCGGTCTCGCGGATGGCTGTGTGGCCCTTGGCATTCCGGTTACCGGCGGCAACGTCAGCTTCTACAACCAGACCGGGCAGGACGCCATCCTGCCGACGCCGGTGGTCGGCGTGCTCGGCGTGATCGACGACGTGCACCGCCGCATCCCCACCGGGCTCGGCCTCGAACCGGGCGAGACGCTGATCCTGCTCGGCGAAACCCGGGACGAATTCGGCGGTTCCATCTGGTCGCAGGTGGCGCACGACCACCTCGGTGGCCTGCCGCCGAAGGTCGACTTCGCCCGTGAACAGCTGCTCGCCGAGGTGCTCACCGCCGGTTCGCGCGACGGCATGATCAGCGCGGCGCACGACCTTTCGGAGGGCGGCCTCGCACAGGCCGTCGTCGAGGCCGCGCTGGCGGGCGAAACCGGTTGCCGCATCCTGCTTCCCGAGGGCGCCGACCCGTTCGTCACGCTGTTCTCCGAATCGGCGGGCCGGGTGCTCGTCGCGGTGCCGCGCTCGGAGGAGACCAGGTTCACCCGCATGTGCGATGCGCGCGAATTGCCTTGGGTGCGTATCGGCGTCGTCGATCAGGGCTCGGATTCCGTTGAGGTGCAAGGGCAGTTCTCGGTCACCATGGCGGAGCTGCGCGAGGCCTTCGAAGGCACATTGCCCAAGCTCTTCGGGAAGTTCGCCGGCTGA
- a CDS encoding alpha/beta hydrolase — protein sequence MPVPDSHTVAVSETAATLTRLRDRSVVVIRRIERIIDLNYVGLVVATVFFALSVTPSLVPRDWLFQGLISGINAALGYGLGCVLEWLFRLWVRPRIKWAGPSVRIRDAIKSAILFLSALTAAAMLVQSARWQREITALMGMTGTTTPAYLRTGLLSVAVGMAVIAVYRTLREIILFLARWLMRWVRIPRELATFAGFLVLVILIVTIYNGVAVRAFFAVANSAFSVRNDHTSQNAVQPQQPQRSGSPESLAKWETLGFEGRWFVSHGPTASRITAITGRAAKEPIRAYVGLESAKNGVTREQLAVDELERMHAFDRKVLVVITTTGTGWVNSLAAGAIEYMYGGDTALVATQYSYLPSVLSFLADRGKATDAGKKLFDAVYEHWSARPPDARPKLFVYGESLGSQGSEAAFDGLADLRAKVDGALWVGPPNSNRLWRQFVTRRDPGSREVQPVYADGLVVRFASDSADLARPSTEWREPRIAYLQHASDPIVWWSTDLIFSQPDWLSEPRGSDVTSQMRWWPFVTFWQVAADLTNAQGVTDGHGHRYGSLVLDGWVAVAEPPGWTADLADRVRAELESAEDNERKTK from the coding sequence ATGCCGGTACCGGACAGCCATACTGTTGCGGTGTCCGAGACCGCCGCGACCCTGACGAGGCTGCGTGACCGCAGCGTCGTGGTCATCCGGCGCATCGAGCGGATCATCGACCTCAATTACGTCGGGCTGGTCGTCGCGACCGTATTCTTCGCGCTCTCGGTGACGCCGTCGCTGGTGCCGCGCGATTGGCTGTTCCAGGGGTTGATCAGCGGTATCAACGCCGCGCTCGGATACGGGCTCGGCTGCGTGCTGGAATGGTTGTTCCGGCTGTGGGTCCGGCCGCGGATCAAGTGGGCCGGGCCGTCCGTCCGGATCCGCGACGCGATCAAATCGGCGATCCTGTTCCTCTCCGCGCTGACCGCGGCCGCGATGCTGGTGCAGTCGGCGCGCTGGCAGCGGGAGATCACCGCGCTGATGGGGATGACCGGCACCACGACACCGGCCTATCTGCGCACCGGACTGCTGAGCGTGGCGGTCGGCATGGCCGTCATCGCGGTGTACCGGACGTTGCGCGAGATCATCCTTTTTCTGGCCCGCTGGCTGATGCGCTGGGTGCGCATACCGCGCGAGCTCGCGACGTTCGCGGGCTTCCTGGTGCTGGTGATCCTGATCGTCACCATCTACAACGGTGTCGCGGTGCGCGCCTTCTTCGCGGTGGCCAATTCCGCGTTCAGCGTGCGCAACGACCACACCTCACAGAACGCGGTGCAGCCGCAGCAGCCGCAGCGTTCCGGCAGCCCGGAGTCGCTGGCGAAATGGGAGACGCTCGGTTTCGAGGGGCGCTGGTTCGTCTCGCACGGGCCGACCGCCAGCCGGATCACCGCCATCACCGGACGCGCCGCCAAGGAACCGATCCGCGCCTACGTCGGCCTCGAATCGGCGAAAAACGGTGTGACGCGGGAACAACTGGCGGTCGACGAACTCGAGCGGATGCACGCGTTCGACCGGAAGGTGCTCGTCGTCATCACCACCACCGGCACCGGATGGGTGAATTCCCTTGCCGCAGGGGCGATCGAGTACATGTACGGCGGTGACACCGCGCTGGTGGCCACCCAGTACTCGTACCTGCCGAGCGTGCTCTCGTTCCTGGCGGACCGCGGAAAGGCCACCGACGCAGGGAAGAAGCTGTTCGACGCGGTGTACGAGCATTGGTCGGCCCGGCCGCCCGATGCGCGGCCGAAGCTGTTCGTCTACGGCGAGAGCCTGGGTTCGCAGGGTTCCGAGGCGGCCTTCGACGGTCTGGCCGATCTGCGCGCCAAGGTGGACGGTGCGCTGTGGGTCGGGCCGCCGAATTCGAATCGGCTGTGGCGTCAGTTCGTCACGCGGCGCGACCCGGGATCGCGCGAGGTGCAACCGGTGTACGCGGACGGGCTGGTGGTCCGATTCGCCTCGGACAGTGCCGATTTGGCTCGGCCGTCGACCGAATGGCGAGAGCCGCGCATCGCCTATCTGCAGCACGCGTCCGACCCGATCGTCTGGTGGTCGACGGATTTGATTTTCTCCCAGCCTGATTGGCTGTCCGAACCGCGCGGCTCCGATGTCACCTCGCAGATGCGCTGGTGGCCGTTCGTCACCTTCTGGCAGGTGGCGGCCGATCTCACCAATGCGCAGGGTGTCACCGACGGGCACGGGCACCGGTACGGCAGCCTGGTCCTCGACGGCTGGGTCGCCGTCGCCGAACCGCCGGGCTGGACCGCTGACCTCGCGGACCGGGTGCGCGCGGAACTGGAATCCGCCGAAGACAACGAGCGGAAGACCAAGTGA
- a CDS encoding CPBP family intramembrane glutamic endopeptidase — translation MRVVAAIGLPLIWSDAVLPRLGLGIRGRTVANAGFATGYSLVFGGRPNWLSAKGFRYGLGAGSVIAAGYAVALAVPSMRKRLRGFGDRAPEVSVAEWVGVHIPVGTVYSEEMVFRATLDPLLDNTFGESAGSVLGSVVFGFWHIHPARAAGDSVPVAVAATTVGGLVLGWLRRRTGSALAPALLHLAVNVGGAVAPQVARD, via the coding sequence GTGAGAGTTGTTGCGGCCATTGGTCTTCCGCTGATCTGGAGTGATGCGGTGCTGCCCCGGCTCGGGCTCGGGATACGCGGGCGCACGGTGGCCAATGCCGGATTCGCCACCGGGTATTCGCTGGTTTTCGGTGGGCGACCGAACTGGTTGTCGGCCAAGGGGTTCCGGTACGGTCTCGGCGCTGGTTCGGTAATTGCCGCCGGTTACGCTGTCGCGCTTGCTGTTCCGTCGATGCGGAAACGGCTGCGCGGTTTCGGCGACCGGGCACCGGAAGTCTCGGTAGCCGAATGGGTCGGCGTGCACATTCCGGTCGGGACGGTGTACAGCGAGGAGATGGTCTTCCGGGCGACGCTGGATCCATTGCTGGACAACACCTTTGGCGAGTCGGCCGGGTCGGTCCTCGGATCTGTGGTGTTCGGCTTCTGGCATATTCACCCAGCCCGCGCTGCCGGGGACAGCGTCCCAGTAGCGGTTGCGGCGACCACGGTCGGCGGCCTGGTGCTCGGCTGGCTGCGCCGCCGAACCGGCAGCGCGCTGGCTCCGGCGCTGCTGCACCTGGCGGTCAACGTAGGCGGGGCCGTCGCGCCACAGGTTGCCCGGGACTGA